One genomic region from Skermania piniformis encodes:
- a CDS encoding cutinase family protein, whose protein sequence is MTRPAVRRRRRRLLLLLALLALAIVALALLLWYVLAGLLPKPAPPGPPGPPLPQSQPASCPDVQFVAIPGTWESTDADDPHAPAANPAALLLNVTRPVQEQFPAGRVDVYTVPYVAQFSNPIALPPDGQQSYNNSRTEGTRRTTEVLSGMHANCPLTTFVLTGFSQGAVIAGDLAARIGAGDGPVPADQVLGVTLIADGRRVAGQANEIGADPSGIGAEVALRGIQVPGISMTGPRDGGFGALADRVNTICAPGDLICDAPRNALTPTNILGSVQTLLGAVGNPVHGQYASFVVDPNGTTATQWTAAWASALIDGAPQPPHS, encoded by the coding sequence GTGACCCGTCCAGCCGTTCGACGACGTCGGCGCCGGTTGCTTCTGCTGCTGGCGCTGCTCGCGCTGGCGATCGTCGCGCTGGCGCTCCTGCTCTGGTACGTCCTGGCCGGTCTGCTGCCCAAGCCGGCTCCGCCGGGGCCGCCCGGGCCGCCGCTGCCGCAGTCCCAACCGGCCAGTTGTCCCGACGTCCAGTTCGTGGCGATCCCCGGCACCTGGGAGTCGACCGATGCCGACGATCCGCACGCGCCGGCGGCGAACCCGGCGGCGTTGCTGCTCAACGTCACCCGGCCGGTGCAGGAGCAGTTTCCGGCCGGCCGGGTGGACGTCTACACCGTCCCGTACGTGGCGCAGTTCTCCAACCCGATCGCGCTGCCACCGGATGGGCAACAGTCCTACAACAACAGCCGCACCGAAGGCACCCGGCGGACCACCGAGGTCTTGTCCGGCATGCATGCGAACTGTCCGTTGACCACCTTCGTGTTGACCGGCTTCTCCCAGGGTGCGGTGATCGCCGGAGATCTGGCGGCGCGGATCGGTGCCGGTGACGGCCCGGTGCCGGCCGATCAGGTGCTCGGGGTGACGTTGATCGCCGACGGCCGTCGGGTGGCCGGGCAGGCGAACGAAATCGGCGCCGACCCGTCCGGCATCGGCGCCGAGGTGGCCTTGCGCGGTATCCAGGTGCCGGGGATCAGCATGACCGGTCCGCGCGACGGTGGGTTCGGCGCGCTCGCCGACCGGGTGAACACCATCTGCGCGCCGGGCGATCTGATCTGCGATGCCCCGCGCAACGCGCTGACCCCGACGAACATCCTGGGCAGCGTGCAGACCCTGCTCGGCGCCGTGGGCAACCCGGTGCACGGCCAGTACGCGAGCTTCGTCGTCGACCCGAACGGGACCACCGCGACCCAATGGACGGCCGCGTGGGCGTCGGCCCTGATCGACGGGGCGCCACAACCCCCGCATTCCTGA